The Candidatus Methylomirabilota bacterium DNA segment CGAGATTCCCGATGATCTGATGGGGCTGGATATCGGCTCGGCGAGCGTCACCCAGTTCGCCACCGCCCTCAAGGGGGCCCGAACCATCGTCTGGAACGGCCCGATGGGGGTATTCGAGAAGGAGCCGTTCGCGGCCGGCACCGTCGGCGTGGCGCGCGCGGTGGCCGATTCGGGGGCCTTCTCGGTGATCGGCGGCGGCGACACGATCGCGGCCGTGCAGAAGGCGGGCGTCACGGACAAGATCGGCTACGTGTCCACCGCCGGCGGGGCGTTTCTCGAGTTCCTGGAGGGCCGCGTGCTGCCGGGGGTGGCGGCCCTCGACGACGCGGCATGATGCGCACGCCGCTCGTCATCGGCAACTGGAAGATGCACGGCACCCAGGCGATGGCCCGCGAGCTGGCGCAGGCCGTCCGCGATGGTCTCAAGCGGCCGCGCGGGGTCGAGGTCGCGGTGTGCCCGCCCTTCACCGCGCTGCCCGCGGCCGCCGAGGTGCTGAAGGGGGCGGCGGTGACGCTCGGCGCGCAGAACTGCCACTGGGAGGGCCAGGGCGCCTTCACCGGCGAGATCTCGCCGGCCATGCTCGCGGAGCTGGGTTGCCGATGGGTGCTGCTCGGCCACTCGGAGCGGCGCCACGTGTTCCGGGAGACCGACGAGGAGATCAACCGCAAGATGACGGCGGCGCTGCGCCACGGCATCGCGCCGGTGCTCTGTGTGGGGGAGACCGAGGAGGAGCGCCGTCAAGGGCTCACCTTCACGGTCGTGGAAGGACAGCTGCGGGCGGCCTGGGCGGGCCTGTCGTCCGAGGACCTCGCGCGCTGCGTGCTCGCCTACGAGCCGGTGTGGGCGATCGGCACCGGGGCGGTGGCGACACCCGCGCAGGCCGCCGAGGTACACCGGTATCTGCGTGGTCTGGTCTCGGAGGTCGCGTCCAAGGAGCTGGCCCAGTCGGTGCGCATCCTCTATGGGGGCAGCGTGAAGGCCGACAACGCGCAGGCGCTGACCCAGGAGCCCGACATCGACGGCGTCCTCGTGGGCGGCGCCAGCCTGCAGGCCTCGAGCTTCATCACCATCGCCAAGAAGTCGGCCGCGCGCAGCGGCGCTTCGAAGGAGTAGGACTCGCATGTTCATCCTGGTCGTGATCCTTCATGTGCTGGTGTGCCTGATCATCGTCGGCCTGGTGCTGCTGCAGGCCGGCAAGGGCGCCGACATCGGCTCCGCCTTCGGCGGCAGCGGTAGCCAGGCGGTGT contains these protein-coding regions:
- the tpiA gene encoding triose-phosphate isomerase → MMRTPLVIGNWKMHGTQAMARELAQAVRDGLKRPRGVEVAVCPPFTALPAAAEVLKGAAVTLGAQNCHWEGQGAFTGEISPAMLAELGCRWVLLGHSERRHVFRETDEEINRKMTAALRHGIAPVLCVGETEEERRQGLTFTVVEGQLRAAWAGLSSEDLARCVLAYEPVWAIGTGAVATPAQAAEVHRYLRGLVSEVASKELAQSVRILYGGSVKADNAQALTQEPDIDGVLVGGASLQASSFITIAKKSAARSGASKE